GCTGCATCCGGACGATATTTTTCACCAGCGAAAGACCGAGTGACGATGTATTTTCCGGGTCAACGGTATTTTTCATGCCTATCCCGTCATCACTCACCTCAATACAGATCCTGCATCCTCCGCTTCTCTCAGCAGCACCGTACATATTATCCATACCGCTGTCACAATTCCCACCGGCTTCTTTCTCCGGCATATCCTCCTTCCCTGCCTTTATAGTGATTACTCCTTCATCCCTGCCGGAAAAAGCATATTTTAATGAATTTGTCAGCAGTTCATTCACAACGAGACTTACGGGTATCGCCGTATTCAGACCAAGCCTGATCCCTTTGCAGTCAACATCAAGCAAAATCAAAGTTCCGGCAGCGTAATTACCTATTATCTCCTCCCCAAGGAGAGTAAAATGCCTGTCCGCATCTATATGCGAGAAATCCTCAGATTTATACAGTTCCTCGTGAACAGATGATATTGAAAAAATTCTCATCTCAGCATCCTTCAGACTGTTTCTGATATCACTGCTCTCAACACTCCTGCCCTGCATTGAAAGGAGGGAATTGACTATTGCAAGATTATTCTTGACCCGGTGGTGAACTTCCTGTAAAAGAATGGTCTTCTCATCAAGTGACCTCTTAATCTCATCACGGGTTCGCTTCTCCTCCGTAATATCTCTTGTACACCCAAGTGTCCCGATTATATTTCCGGATGAATCAAAGAAAGGTGATTTAAAGACATCAAGGTAAACATATCTGCCCCTCAAATAACCACGGTCTTCATACTTAACCGGTTTTCCGGTCTCCATCACCTCAAGGTCTGTTTTTACTGACATATCTCCGAGGGTAAACCATTCATGATCATCAGGCCGTTCTGCTTTAGTCCGTTCAATGAAATATGTAATCGGTTTTCCAACAGGTTCGCTGGTATCTGATGCAAAAAGATATTTCCTGCATAATTCACGGTTAGCAAAAGTATAACAGTTATTCCTGTCCTTGGACCAGATCATATCCGGCACATTGTCACACATCACCCTCACAAGATTATAGAGATATTTGTATCTGTCCTCTTCATTCCTGAGATTTTTTTCAATAATTTCATGCCTTACAGCAGAACCTATCATTGATGCGGCAGCAGTGAGGGCCTCTTTTTCTGATAAAGACCATACTCTTGAATCATGGCAGTTATCAAAACGGACTATGCCCCACCACTGTTCATCCAGAAAAACAGGTGCTGCCATAAAGGAGAATTTTCCGTCAGAATCACTCCCACTACCTCCTGATAAACCGCATCCGGGATGATTGCCTGTTACAACCGCCCCTTTCCTTAAACCGTTAAAACATTCCTGATGAATACTTATAGCAGAATATTCAGAAACTACTCCACCACCATTAAACTCTCCATAGCCTTCTTTATGCCAGCTGTATGCTTTCTTTACAGAAGAGGGAGTTTTATCTCCGTCAGGAAGAATAAAAATGCTGACTCTGTCAGCACCGCTTGCAATACCAAGATTTTTAATTGCGCTCCGGATATTGGTATCAAAAATATTTTCCGAGAAGAAATTGTTTGCAGACTGGCATACTGCATGAAGAATCGCATCTTTCCTGAGCAGTTCCTCCTCTGCAATTCTGGCTCTGTTTTTATTGAGAACAATCTCTATGGCAGCCCTTATGTCACGGGATTTTGCCGGTTTGGAGATGAAGCCGTAAGGCTCTGCCTGAAGGGATTTTCTGAGAGTGGCATCATCATCATGTGCGGACAGAAAAATAACAGGAATAGCCCTGACCTTCTTGATCTCCTCTGCAATTGAAATGCCCTCCATACCTCCGGATGAAAGTTCAATATCCATCAGGATCACATCAGGGGAACTCTCTTCTACAAGTTTTAATGCAGCTGCCTTTTCAGATGCAATTCCGGCAACATTATAACCCATAGACTGAAGGATTTTCTCAAGTCCATGCGCTATGAACTCAGAATCTTCAACAATTACAACTCTTGTCTTTTTCATAAAGAAACCTGCTCTAAAAATGTATTAATGCCGATATAAAATTAAAATCAGCCAGAACAAAAAATTCCACAAAAGAATGGATTTTGTTGTGGATATTCACTTACTTTATAACAAGCGTCGAAATTTTGCTGTGGCTTACAATATGACTGCTGACACTGCCCAGAATGAGTCTCTCACCAAGTCCCTTTCCATATGACCCGACAACAATCAGATCTGCTCCGATTTCTTCAGCAGTATCCAGAATGACATGGCGTGGATCCCCTTTCAGAACATGAAGTTCATACCTGACATTTTTACCATTACATACTTCATTAAGGAAGCTGACAACCTTTTCTTTCTCCTTATCAAGTAAATTCCGCCTTATTTCATGTGGCGACTCAACACCGTCATACCCAACTTCGGATTCAATCGCCTGATAGAGATGTTTACTAAGTACATGAATGACATGAATTTCAGTACCGTCATCTGCAACATCTTCCAGCGCAATTTTAAGCGCCTTATTTGATTTTGCCGAACCATCAACGGCAACAAGAATTTTTGAGAACAAATTAATAACTCTCCCGGAATAGACATAAACACTACCAGTATTTTAGATTTGTGATGAATTTCCGAAAACAGCACTTTCAGCTTCCGGAAGGATAAATAAAATTTAACAGCAGATGCAGGAAAAATAAAGCTTATTAAATCAGGTTTCCCATGATTTTATAGCTTTTTGGCGTATCTGGTGAAAGGAGTGTTTAAGTATATATTTTTTAACTTCAGTGTCACGGGTAAACCTCAGAGCCAGTTCTTCAGACTCTTTGGTCCTCTTGATTAGTTCATCCATATAGCTCAGAACTTCCCTTCGCAGATCCGGAGACAGCGAATTTATATTCTCTTCCATTAATTCCGGGTAGGATGACATATTATAATATCTGATTTATCCGGATATATAATTTAACTACAAATCATTAATGAGGGAGAGAACATGAGATTTCTCTACAATCAGTAATAATTACAACATACAGGTTTTCTCCGGAATAATAGGGAAAAACGTAAAGATACTATGAAATACCATATTAAAACAGAAATATATGTGAGATGTCTGATGAAAACATAATTGAAGTCAGCGCCTTAAGCCACAGTTACGGAGACTTTGAGGCAGTAAGAGAGATCAGTTTTGCAGTAAAGAGGGGAGAGATATTCTCATTTCTCGGACCTAACGGAGCAGGTAAAAGTACTGCAATTAATGTCCTTATTACTCTGCTTAAAATTCAGAAAGGCAGAGTGACAATTTCCGGATATGAACTATCAACAGACCCACAGGGTGTCAGAGAGTCAATCGGGATAGTCTTCCAGGAGATAACCCTTGATCGGGACATGACCGTTGAAGAGACACTTCAGTTTCATGGCAGACTTTACTCAATGAAGACTGAAGAGATTAAGAGCAGGACAGACGAGCTGCTGAATCTTGTCGGGCTGAATGATAAAAGGGATAAATACACAAAGGAGTTATCCGGAGGAATGAAGAGAAGGCTTGAGATTGCAAGGGGGCTTATGACAAGGCCTGATGTCCTCTTCCTTGACGAACCTACAATAGGGCTTGACCCGCAGACAAGAAGAAAGACATGGGAGTACCTCAGGGATGTCAACAGGGAAGGCACAACAATATTTCTGACAACCCATTACATGGATGAGGCCGATGTTCTCTCAGACAGAATCAGCATAATTGATCATGGGGAGATAATCATCACCGGAACTCCGGCAGAACTTAAAAATAACCTTGGAGAGGACTTAATATACCTCGAAACATCGGACATTCGGGCTTCAAAAGATATTTTAGGTAAATTTCCGGGGGTGAAAGAAGTAAGGGGGAAGGAGAGCGGACTGATATTGTCAACAACGAAAGACGGGACAAGAATACTTCCTGAGCTGATTAAAACTCTTGAACATGACGGCATCACAATCGAACTTGTAAACCTAAAAAAACCATCCATGGACGATGTATTTATGCATTACACGGGGAAGGAACTAAGGGACGGATCAGACAGGGATATTGGCGCAGAGGGCAGATAATATGGTAGATTTAAGGTTTATCAGCATATATAAGCGCGATATGACCAGATATTTCCGGTTCAAAACCCAGCTCCTCTCATCCCTCCTTATGCCGGCATTATGGCTGGCCTTCTTTGGTATTGCAATGACCGGAAATTTTGAGAGGATTATGCCTGCCGGAGATGCAGTTACCGGGGTTCCACAGATAGATTATCTCACATTTATGTGTGCCGGAATTATTGCCGTAACTATACTTTTCACCAATATTTACGGGGGATTTTTCTTCCTGTTCGATAAGAACTGGGGTATTTTAAGGGAGATTGTGGCAAGCCCGATGCCAAGGAGAAACCTGATACTTGGCTTTGCAATGTCAGGAGTTACAAAATCCTGCATACAGGCGACAATTGTACTTGTATTCGGAATTTTTCTTGGAGTTTCCTTCTTTGGAGGTTATTCACCATTAAGAATTATCATCTCTGTTGCCGGAATACTTCTCTTTGTATCCCTCTTTGCTGTAGCCTTCCTCTGCATCTCTGCATCCATTGCCCTCCGGATGGATTCGGCAGAGGGATTTCAGGGTGTCACAACCCTTCTCACAATGCCGCTATTCTTCATGTCAAACGCCCTCTACCCGACAAGCGGAATGCCGGGCATTCTGGAGACGGCTTCGGATTTTAATCCTCTTACACACCTGACAAACGGAATCAGGTACTTTGCGGTAGGTGATGATTTTACGGCAATAGGGACTCATTTCATCTATTCCACGCAGGACATCCTGATTTCATTCGCATTTCTGGTAGTATTCACACTCATTATGTTTGCAATTGCCTATAAGACGGTTGAGAGTATTGTGGTGACATAGGCATATCTTAACCGGCAGCAGAGAGACGAGAATTCAATAGTACCTCACTTTAAGAGAAGGAAAAATATTTTTACACTGACAGGATGATTACTATCATGTCTTCAAAGGTATGGTATCTTGACCTTAAAAATAAACCCAGATATGCCAGTATAAATGATCTCATCAGAAGGCTCTTTGAAGTATCCGGCACTGCCGGTGTGCTGGATGAAGGTGACCTCACTGCAATAAAGGTGCACTTCGGGGAGAAGGGATGCACCACTTATACAAACCCTGTCTATGTCAGGCAGATTGCAGACATGATAAAATCCGCCGGTGCAAAACCGTTTCTGACAGATACAAACACACTCTACTCCGGCTCAAGGAAGAATGCCGTTGATCATATAATGACTGCGCTTGAGCATGGCTTTGGATATGAGGTTACAGGTGTGCCGCTGATCATTGCTGACGGCCTTAAATCCGGAATATCAACTGATATTGAGATAAACTGCAAAAACCTTAAATCAGTCAGAATTGCCGACGGCATCGCATCTGCTGACAGCATGATTGTGATATCACATTTCAAAGGACATATTGTTGCAGGATTTGGAGGTGCCATTAAGAATCTCGCAATGGGATGTGCAACAGCAGAGGGAAAGAGGGATCAGCACAGGGTGCTTCAGCCGGTAACAGATGTTGAATTATGCACGGGTTGCGGACTTTGTGCAAAAATATGCCCGGAAAATGCCGTAACAATCAGAGATGAAAAAGCTGTTATCGATGAAGATCTCTGTGCATCCTGTGGTGAATGTATCTCCCGGTGCCCTGCCGATGCCATCTCATTCATATGGGAGTCGGGAATTGCCCCGTTCAATGAGCGGCTTGCAGAATACGCATATGGTGCAGCCCTTAATAAGATGGATAAGGCATTTTATTTCAATTTCATAGTCAATGTGACACCTGACTGTGACTGTGTTCCATGGAGCGAGCATCAGATTGTCCCGGACATAGGCATTCTCGCATCCGCAGATCCGGTTGCGATAGACACAGCTTCAAGAGACCTTGTCAACGGTGAAAGAGGATTTAAAGGAACACTTCTGAAGACAAACCATGAGCCCGGAGGGGATAAATTCAGGGGGACATGGGCCCACACCAACCCTGATATACAGCTTAAATACGCCGAAGAGATCGGTCTTGGCAGTATGGATTACGAACTGATAGTGGTGGACTAAAACCGATGCACGCTTCATAAATTAGTGCCTTTGAGAGGCAACCGGTGAATATAAAATTGCACCCCGGACTTCGTAATATCTAACTACCAGATGAAGCTATGGAAAATATCAGGGCGGCAGGAAAAGATCTGAACGGTGAGGGAAAAAAAGTTCAGAGAGCAAAAACGGAGACCGAAACCTAGCCTTAAACAAATGGTGAGGTGCCCCAGCCGGATATATTATTGATTCAGGCACCTATATGACGTAAAACAAAATTCTGACCATGTAAAACAGAATAATTCCCAGGCCGAAATTTACCAGCCATAAATAATATTTTCCGGAAAAGAACACTATTTTAACCTGTTTTACAAATAATACCGGCAGAGGAAGAACTCAATGAGCGATGTAATAATTTTAAACGGAAGTCCGCGTGCAAACGGGAATACAGAAATTCTATGCAGGGAATGTGCCGCTGAAATTGAAAAATCCGGACTTAAACCCGAGATAATATCATTCAGGGGAAAGGAGTTCAGGTCCTGTATAGCCTGCGGTTCATGTAAGAAGAAGATTGGGTCCTGTTCAATAGATGACGGCTTAAACGAGATAATTGAGAAGATAAAAGACGCAAAAGGGCTCATTGTTGCATCTCCGGTATATTTTGGAACCGCAAGAGGTGAAATCATGTCAGCAGTACAGAGAATTTCAATGGTCTCTTACGGGGGAGAGCGCTTCCTCTCAAAAATGGTCGGCGGCCCGATTGCAGTCGGAAGGCGTGGCGGACACACCTCGACAATTCAGGAACTACTGATGTTCTATTTTATAAACGATATGATTGTTGCAGGCTCTGACTACTGGAATATCGCCTTTGGAAAGCAGGCTGGAGAGGTTGCAGAGGATGAGGAAGGTCTGTTAACCGTCAGAAAATTCGGGGGTAATGTTGCAGAGATAATAAAAGCCATGAACAGGGATATTACAGAATAATTGAATAAACCACTATTTTTAATTTCAGAGAAGAAAGTATAACTACTCAGAATTTCTTTAAAATATGCTGAAAATTACAGATTCACCCGGAACCCGACCTGTCTGAGAGGGAGAGAAAAGTTCTCAGACAAAAACACATAAACCGGCATATGGTTTATAGGCATAATATTATACATTTATGGAAAGATTTTGGGGTATGGAAGAACATCCACCCCAAATTGGGTTTTACTCTCCTTTCTGCTCAGTTACTGATTCAGATAACAGTCAACAGAAAATTCAGTCCGCCTCGTCACGTTCCAGAACCATCATTCTGATCTCCTTAGAACCGTATTTCATAGAGGAGGAGTAATCCTGATAGATGCTGGTATGATAACCAGACGGGTATTCGTCGTGCTCAAGAAGATCGTTGTGATCCATAGGTTTT
The sequence above is a segment of the Methanoplanus limicola DSM 2279 genome. Coding sequences within it:
- a CDS encoding universal stress protein; its protein translation is MFSKILVAVDGSAKSNKALKIALEDVADDGTEIHVIHVLSKHLYQAIESEVGYDGVESPHEIRRNLLDKEKEKVVSFLNEVCNGKNVRYELHVLKGDPRHVILDTAEEIGADLIVVGSYGKGLGERLILGSVSSHIVSHSKISTLVIK
- a CDS encoding flavodoxin family protein, translated to MSDVIILNGSPRANGNTEILCRECAAEIEKSGLKPEIISFRGKEFRSCIACGSCKKKIGSCSIDDGLNEIIEKIKDAKGLIVASPVYFGTARGEIMSAVQRISMVSYGGERFLSKMVGGPIAVGRRGGHTSTIQELLMFYFINDMIVAGSDYWNIAFGKQAGEVAEDEEGLLTVRKFGGNVAEIIKAMNRDITE
- a CDS encoding ABC transporter permease; this translates as MVDLRFISIYKRDMTRYFRFKTQLLSSLLMPALWLAFFGIAMTGNFERIMPAGDAVTGVPQIDYLTFMCAGIIAVTILFTNIYGGFFFLFDKNWGILREIVASPMPRRNLILGFAMSGVTKSCIQATIVLVFGIFLGVSFFGGYSPLRIIISVAGILLFVSLFAVAFLCISASIALRMDSAEGFQGVTTLLTMPLFFMSNALYPTSGMPGILETASDFNPLTHLTNGIRYFAVGDDFTAIGTHFIYSTQDILISFAFLVVFTLIMFAIAYKTVESIVVT
- a CDS encoding response regulator; translated protein: MKKTRVVIVEDSEFIAHGLEKILQSMGYNVAGIASEKAAALKLVEESSPDVILMDIELSSGGMEGISIAEEIKKVRAIPVIFLSAHDDDATLRKSLQAEPYGFISKPAKSRDIRAAIEIVLNKNRARIAEEELLRKDAILHAVCQSANNFFSENIFDTNIRSAIKNLGIASGADRVSIFILPDGDKTPSSVKKAYSWHKEGYGEFNGGGVVSEYSAISIHQECFNGLRKGAVVTGNHPGCGLSGGSGSDSDGKFSFMAAPVFLDEQWWGIVRFDNCHDSRVWSLSEKEALTAAASMIGSAVRHEIIEKNLRNEEDRYKYLYNLVRVMCDNVPDMIWSKDRNNCYTFANRELCRKYLFASDTSEPVGKPITYFIERTKAERPDDHEWFTLGDMSVKTDLEVMETGKPVKYEDRGYLRGRYVYLDVFKSPFFDSSGNIIGTLGCTRDITEEKRTRDEIKRSLDEKTILLQEVHHRVKNNLAIVNSLLSMQGRSVESSDIRNSLKDAEMRIFSISSVHEELYKSEDFSHIDADRHFTLLGEEIIGNYAAGTLILLDVDCKGIRLGLNTAIPVSLVVNELLTNSLKYAFSGRDEGVITIKAGKEDMPEKEAGGNCDSGMDNMYGAAERSGGCRICIEVSDDGIGMKNTVDPENTSSLGLSLVKNIVRMQLDGELTFESPDEGGTICRFCFSPENS
- a CDS encoding DUF362 domain-containing protein encodes the protein MSSKVWYLDLKNKPRYASINDLIRRLFEVSGTAGVLDEGDLTAIKVHFGEKGCTTYTNPVYVRQIADMIKSAGAKPFLTDTNTLYSGSRKNAVDHIMTALEHGFGYEVTGVPLIIADGLKSGISTDIEINCKNLKSVRIADGIASADSMIVISHFKGHIVAGFGGAIKNLAMGCATAEGKRDQHRVLQPVTDVELCTGCGLCAKICPENAVTIRDEKAVIDEDLCASCGECISRCPADAISFIWESGIAPFNERLAEYAYGAALNKMDKAFYFNFIVNVTPDCDCVPWSEHQIVPDIGILASADPVAIDTASRDLVNGERGFKGTLLKTNHEPGGDKFRGTWAHTNPDIQLKYAEEIGLGSMDYELIVVD
- a CDS encoding ATP-binding cassette domain-containing protein gives rise to the protein MSDENIIEVSALSHSYGDFEAVREISFAVKRGEIFSFLGPNGAGKSTAINVLITLLKIQKGRVTISGYELSTDPQGVRESIGIVFQEITLDRDMTVEETLQFHGRLYSMKTEEIKSRTDELLNLVGLNDKRDKYTKELSGGMKRRLEIARGLMTRPDVLFLDEPTIGLDPQTRRKTWEYLRDVNREGTTIFLTTHYMDEADVLSDRISIIDHGEIIITGTPAELKNNLGEDLIYLETSDIRASKDILGKFPGVKEVRGKESGLILSTTKDGTRILPELIKTLEHDGITIELVNLKKPSMDDVFMHYTGKELRDGSDRDIGAEGR